gTTCCGGGTGAAATGACTTACCCtgttcatgttgaaaaagatgctcttGTATGTAAAAGtgagtttaagcaccatggcatcagttttgcgcggtacaggcgAGAATATGACTGTCGACTGACGTTTGATCAAACTCCTTGgtgtctcacccctgcaccagcaaatatgtacggcgttgctggatactaactctgcataattATTCGAAGCGAATTTTATATATGCCATACAGAAATGAACCCGGTAACTTCGGTTTTGGAAGTCttacgtgatttatttctgtacgacatttatgtaattcgcttcgaatacatACTTATGCATAGTTAGTAGTGGCGggatgtgacattcatattctcaccggtactcacctgtaccgcgcaaaattGATGCCATGGTACTTAAATGCCATGGTGCTTCCTGGTgagtcatttcacccgaaaattttagcatgggttTGTAGTTTAttaggtattataaatattattgcaaaaatgacagattaaaatagtaataaaaatatacaaaaagtcTACAACGGAAGTCTAATATTCCTAATAGTCAGAGAGCTGactgtaaaaaaaatggaaCTGTTTTGTACCAAACAGGATGAtatctattttcaggaaaaGTAGGGAAAAAAGCGagtaaaaggtaaaaaatatagaTAGGTAGATACGTTATACTGCaaaattcttctttttataaatGCGCTCCACTCTTTTACGAGCTGTTATTTTTCTACAATTCTGACTTAGAATTAAACCATAGTAAGATGTGACCAGTTTATTTTTTGAGTAGAATTTATAAATCCTCGGTAAGAGactttgtattttgtaaataatcaattagtaaaaaagaaaattttcaaaatgtacaaTAATCATTGAGACTATTAGagcttattataattattttaccaaaacTTCATTCATTTGCTGGGGGATGCTCAATCTCGGTTTCACTTCATTGCGATAAATGTGGCAGATGGGAACTTCTTATTTCTTTATCTTCATACTAATTAAATGCCTTAACTTGCGCAGGTCAACCACTAACTTACCatataaaacaaactattttagAGTTCCCATAACTACGTTGAAGATGAACAGaagcaattttatatatttagaaagatattttaataaccaAAACTTATAAACTAGTAGCAACGTTTAATAGTCACAATGAACATTATATATCCTAAAAATTATATCTGTTTACTAAATAGCTCTATTTTTACATCCGGTTTTTAGCCTAAGATTCAGAAAACAAAGTTGATTACATCGACGTAGCTTcgagaatattattatattttctgttattaaatagcaacataaaaaaatattaaacttaatttattgtTCTTCGTTAAATATGTAGTatcaaaagtttaataatagCGAGGATACAATGGAAACATATTGTTGTTtataattcaatgaatataaacgTCATGAGTTTCTTCAATACGTGCCGGATGTAATTCACTATTTCGATATTGAATTAACGTTTTTGGTGTGATAGTTTTAACTTTCCCCCTTGATAATTGTTTTGTACGATTATCCCTTGCTTTTCGTTGTCTACGTTGCCATCGTTCAATGAAGAATTCAATACATTCATCGTCAGATAATGTTGAGTTGATGTGCTTTAAAACTGTCGCATCTCTATCTCGACATCGTCTTGATACGCTCTTCAATAAGTTGACCATTTGACGTGGTTTCTTTGTGTATGCGTACGCGTTGCTATTGGTATTTGTATACGCCACATCATTTTGTGTTTCAGGGATAACGTTGTTATTTATTTCGtagttgttaatatttttattgattttttttggtttcgttttaCGACGTTTTTCGTTTCTTATTCCATTATTATTGTACTTACGCATTGGTAtgggtttattattttttcgacggttttgtaatttttgacaaatgaaataattggaattgaaacaattttctgGTGTCCatctaattaaataacaataaagaaattattactGCATAATCGGTTTTGGATTTTCTTGTTATAAATCTCCCCAATTTTAATACAATGTTGAGCGAttgtttattaactttattcACATTATCATagatttaagtttattttgggATTGATTGATTTAATACATGGGGCATAAAACCAGTTTGTTTTTATCGGGAACTACTAGTCCGTTAGTAAAGAAAATGGTGTGAGGTTTGTTGCAATACATGTCTTAACTAAAAGCATTTTTACTCAACTAATATCATGGCTctgtgaatttttgttttaaaatagtttttttcccTACAATccagtataaaattattggcttattacACATTCTATACGTATACAGGGTGTCAAGGTAAAAAAGCTTGACATATAAATGAAAGtcgaaaaatatgattaatcgaggaaaatgtttcaaacgaaaaatgttagtttcaaggGCACACATTCGTATTTTCGTGTATTTTATTCGAATTAAGTGTTTGGATTAAAAACTCACTCTTATTCacaactgacaaacattagatgaagactttaaattagaaagttgttctttataaaaacgcaaatattttttatttgaaacatttttttgtaaatcgaatagtttagacagaaatagatagcaaaaatttagctttatgcgtgtttcttcattcaatttgaataaaaatggtctgttaatgaatttattggaaattttttttttcgaagagtttTTAGATTCCGcagaaataattatatgaaataataattttgatacgaaaaaacaattttgggttaaaacttttcagtttgtttttgcctaaactacgcggtttttggaaaagtgtttcgggcaaaaaatgttttacaacaactttcttatttaaagtgagCTTTTCGTTGAGCCTAAAAGTCAAGGACaagtttaatatcttttttatcgataaaagataaaagagtttcaagcatatgtcaacttaaaaaacagCCTGTATACATAGTTATACAACTACACTGCATACAACTAAGTTTTTTACTACTTACTGTAGTGTACACTACTAAAatcaaatacaatacaattaatatacacatacACCCctccattaaaataataatctaaatgtaatatttaatttaatattttagggaAACTAAACgggtataattttaatttaatgattctaaatgttttattattccaattattagtttttagtCAAAATGGGAACTCTCCTTcattagaaaaaatcaaaatgtctttaaattttaactgcGTATGCATTAGGCtcttaattacttatattaaaacttttgaagactttttaatattttgctttaATGACCTAACTACCTTAATTTACGAATACCGACACGAAAACTGTTTTCGAGGTGTTcgatgttgttttgttttttgctttCAAGAATCTTAAAGAGTATGCTTAAGCCATAAATAAACAAGATACTTTACCCTGTAATTGGGTACAATCATAAACAAATCAATTCTGCACCAAAAAACCTTGTTTACACTTACTTTAGGAATACGCAgtcgaaatattataatttatagacTGTGAAAGTTATTCCAATTTTAAATGGTTGCGCGGATTATGTGA
This genomic interval from Chrysoperla carnea chromosome 1, inChrCarn1.1, whole genome shotgun sequence contains the following:
- the LOC123306127 gene encoding uncharacterized protein LOC123306127; protein product: MAFNMERLSRKRNLFASYVKFISIFVLLELLLNVIGNCNCEYTYNRNSQQSISKDNRKSYRESLCPPTFIRLSNKCYYLSDTSETWLDAFYKCKDKKSELATINQAFEDRQLKKILQQGKSNTRWIGGILNGETWSWGKTADSITYNGFIKALPNITHDGKLYCVAMDATKRYRWTPENCFNSNYFICQKLQNRRKNNKPIPMRKYNNNGIRNEKRRKTKPKKINKNINNYEINNNVIPETQNDVAYTNTNSNAYAYTKKPRQMVNLLKSVSRRCRDRDATVLKHINSTLSDDECIEFFIERWQRRQRKARDNRTKQLSRGKVKTITPKTLIQYRNSELHPARIEETHDVYIH